In Kutzneria kofuensis, the DNA window CTCGTGACAGCCGCTGCCGCCGAGCAGCCGGTGCCGCCGGCGCTGACCGGTGAGGTGCCGGCCCCGGTGCACCGGGAACCGGCGCGCTCAACCGTGGAGTACTGGCGGCAGGCCCTCGACGGCGTCGACGGCGCCAGCACCGCGCTGTCCGTCGGCGACGAACCGTCCGTGCAGTCGGATCTGCGTGGCGGCAGGATCCTTCACCACTTCGGCGAGCGGGCGCACGCCGCGGTGGCGGAACTGCGGGCCGGCCTCCGCGCCTCCGACCACGTCATCCTGCTCGCCGTCTTCCAGGCGCTGCTGGTCCGGCACGGCGCCGGCCCGGACGTGGTCGTCGGCTGTCCCGTCGACATCCGCGGCCCGGCCGACGCGGACACCATCGGGTACCTGATCAACACGATCGCGGTGCGCCAGCAGGTCACGGCCGACACGCCGTTCGCGGAGTTGGTGCGCCGGACCCGGGCCACGTTCCTGGAGGCGATCAGCCACGCCGACGCCTCGATCGACGCGGTGCTGGCCGAACTGCCCCGCCAGGTGGCCGGCTGGAAGTCGACGGTGTTCCGGCACATGTTCAACTTCATGGACGTGGGCGACCGGACGTCCGGGCCGCTGGATCGCATCGGTGCGCGCGGCGTCGACGTGCACAACGGCTTCAGCCGCTTCGACTTCGAGTTCTTCGTTCAGCGGGGTGCCAAGGGAACGACGGTGCGAGCGCTGTACGGCGCGGACGCCTTCACCGCCGCCGAGATCGAGTTGCTGCTGCAGCGTTACGAGGCGCTGCTCACGGCCGCCACCGCGGCGCCGGATTCGCCGATCGGCCTGCTCGACGTGTTCGGCGAGCTTGACCGCCAACTGATCGACGCGGCCAACGACACCGAGGCGCCGGTTCCGGTCGACACGGTGCCGGGGATGATCGCCCGCTGGGTGCTGGAGCGGCCGGACGCGGCGGCGGTGGTCGAAGCGGGACGGACCGTGTCCTACCGGCAGTTGTGGAGCCGGGTGCAGGATGTCGCGACGCGGCTGCGGGCGTGTGGAGTCGGCCCGGGCAGCATCGTCGGCGTTGCCGGTGAGCGCAGCGCGGATCTGGTCGCGGCGGTGCTCGGCGTGCTGCTGTGCGGAGCCGCCTACCTGCCGCTGGACCCGGAACACCCGCATCGCCGGTTCGGCCAGGTGATCGAGAACTCGGGCGTCGACGTGGTGATCGGCGATGCCACGGCCCTCGGCGCCCAAGGCGACGCGCTCGCCGACCTGACGACCGTGCCCTTGACCGACGACGGCTCGGCGGACCCGGCGCCCGTGGCGGTGGAAGACGCCTCGCTGATGGACGGGCCGGCATACGTGATCTACACGTCCGGCACGACGGGCGTGCCGAAGGGCGTGCGCATCAGCCACCGCAGCCTGGCCAACACAGTGGTCCACTTCGGACGGTTGCTCGGCGCGGACGGACCGCTGTCGACGGTGTGGCAGACGAGCTTCACGTTCGACATCTCGGCGCTGGAGCTGTTCCTGCCGCTGGCTCACGGCGCTGCCCTGGTAGTGGCCGACGACGTGACCCGGTCCGACGGCGCGGCCTTCCTCGACCTGGTCGGCCGGCACGACGTACGGGTGGTGCAGGCGACTCCGACGAGCTGGCACCAGTTGCTCGGCGACCAGGACGTCCAACTGGCCGGCCGCGTGCTGCTCTGTGGCGGCGAGCCGCTGACACCCGCCCTGGCCCGGCGACTGACGGCCACCGGCGCGCGCGTGTTCAACGTCTACGGTCCGACCGAGACGACGATCTGGTCGACGTGCGCGGAGCTGGACCGGACCGGCGTGGACGACGTGCACGTGGGCCGGCCGATCGCCAACACCACGGTGTTCATCGCCGACGAGTCGGGCCGCGAACTGCCCGTCGGACCCGTGGGCGAGCTCTGCATCGCCGGTGCCGGTGTGGCCGAGGGGTACCACCGCGCCGACGAGCTCACCGCCGACCGGTTCGGCTCGCACGGCACCCATGGCCGCTTCTACCGGACCGGCGACCTCGCGCGTTGGGACGTCGCCGGCCGGATCCGGCTGGTTGGCCGGGCCGACCGCCAGGTGAAGATCCGTGGCAACCGGATCGAGCTGGACGAGATCGAGTCGGTGCTCCAGGAGCATCCGGAGGTGACGGCGGCGGCCGTCGTACTCGAACGCGCCGGCGAGCCCGACGCGCGGCTCGTGGCGGTGGTGCAGGCGCAGGATCGTCCCGGGCTGGCCGCCGACCTGTGGGCGCATGCCCGGGCGGCGCTGGCGCCCGCCGCCGTCCCACAGGAGTTCCGTGTGGCGGCACGGCTGCCGGTCACTGCCAACGGAAAGCTGGATCGCAAGGCGGCACTGGTGGCGCTACCGGCGCTCACGGAGGCGGTCCAGCGGCCCGAGCCGACGGACGAGCGGCTGCGGAACCGCCTGGAGCTGTTGGTGCGGCTGTGGGGGCGAGTACTGGGCCGGGACGACACGACCGCGGACACCAACTTCTTCCTGCACGGCGGGCATTCGTTGCTCGGCATCTCGCTGCTGCGTCGCCTTCGGGAGGCGACATCGGTGCGGGTACGGCTCGCGGAACTGTTCGCGAACCCCACGCCCCGGGACATGTTGACCAGGTTGTCCGGATCTGACGCCGGTAAGCAGTGGCCGGCGGAAGCGCCCGGCGCGACATCACCTCGTGGGGGGACACGGTGACCGAACTTCTCGAACCCATCGCGGTCATCGGCATGGCCGGGCGGTTTCCCGGCGCACGCGACGTGACGGAGTTCTGGGACGTCCTCGCGGGCGGCGTCGAGTGCGTCAGGTCGGCCTCGGCCGACGAGCTGCTGGCCGTCGGCGTGCCGCCGTCGGCCCTCGATCACCCGGACTACGTTCCCGCGATCGCCCTGCCCGACGGCCTCACCGACTTCGACGCCGGCCTGTTCGGCTTCACGCCCCGCGAAGCGACCCTGTGCGATCCGCAGATCCGGCTGTTCCTGGAGACCGCCCACGCCGCGCTCGAGAACGCCGGCTACGCACCCGATCGGCTGGACTCGGTCGGCGTCTTCGGCTCTGCGGGCGTGAACCGCTACCACGAGGTGTACGGCCGATCGGCGGCCGATGAGCTGCGCAGCGCGTCCGGCATGTCGATCGGCACTCTCAACAACCCGGACTACGTCGGCACCCTCGTGTCGTACAAGTTCGGCTTCCGTGGTCCGAGCATGACCGTGCAGACGGCGTGCTCCAGCAGCCTGGTCGCCGCGCACCTGGCCGCGCAGGCGCTGCGTTCCGGCGAGTGCGACATCGCCGTTGCCGGCGGCGCGGATGTGGAGCTGCCGCTGGGACACGGGCACTGGTGGGCACCGGGCAGTCCGCTCAGCAGGGACGGTCACTGCCGGCCGTTCGACGCCGGGGCGACTGGCACCGTCTTCGGCAGCGGCGCCGGCGTCGTGGTGCTCAAGCTGCTCTCCGACGCGCTGGCGGACGGTGACGAGATCCATGCCGTCATCCGGTCCTCGGCGATCAACAACGACGGCTCGGACAAGGTCGGGTTCAGCGCGCCGAGCGTGCGCGGCCAGGCCGCCGCGGTGGTGGAGGCCATGGAGATGGGCGGCTTCGTGCCGTCGGACATCTCCTATCTGGAGGCGCACGCCACCGGCACCGAACTCGGCGACCCGGTGGAGCTGGAGGCCCTCAACCAGGCATACCGGCAGTTGGCCGGCGACGACTTGACGCCGGGGCTTGTCCCGATCGCCTCGGTGAAGGGCAACGTCGGCCACCTCGGCCACGCGTCCGGGGTCACGTCGCTGATCAAGGTCGCGCTGGCGCTGCGCAACGAGCTGATCCCGGCCAGCGTGAACTTCACCGCGCCGAACCCGAAGCTCCCCCTGGACGGATCGCCGTTCGTGGTCAACGACCGGGCTCGGCCCTGGCCCACCGCGGCCCATCGACCGCGGCTGGCCGGCGTCAACTCGCTCGGCATCGGCGGCACGAACGTGCACATGATCGTCGGGGAGGCGCCCGCCGTCACGCCGACGTCGACCGATGACCGACCCCGTCTGGTCGTCTGGTCGGCGAGGACCCGAGAGGCGCTCGACGCCTACCGACCGGCGCTGGCCGATCACTTCCGCACCATGGACACGGACCGGTTCGACGACGCTGTCGCGACGCTGCAACGGGGCCGCACCGAACACGCCGAGCGGGCCGCGGTCGTGGTGACCGACGCGGCAGATGCCGAGCGGGCGGTGCGGTCGTGGTCCGCGCCCGCTCGGACCACTGTGGACACCGTCGGCTTCCTGTTGCCGGGCCAGGGGACACAGTATGCGGGGATGGCGCGCGAGCTGTACGACCGCGACCAGACCTTCCGCGCGACCTTCGACGAGTGCCTGGACAACCTGCGGACCCACGGCGCCGACGTCCGCGAGCACTGGATCGCCGCGGACGACGCCGAACTGGCCGACACCCGCCTCGCCCAACCTCTGCTGTTCGCCGTGGAGTACGCACTGGCCACCATGTGGCAGGCGTGGGGGGTACGCCCGAACTGGTTGCTCGGCCACAGCATCGGTGAGCTCACGGCGGCGGCGGTGGCCGGTGTCGTCGATCTGCCGGACGCCGCGGCGCTGGTCGCCGGACGGGCAAGGTCGATGGCCGCGGCGGAGCCGGGGGCGATGCTCGCCGTACGTGCCAGCGAGGACGAGATCGCCGCGCACCTGTCCGACGGCGAGCTGAGCATCGCAGTGGTCAACGGGCCGCGTCAGGTCGTGCTGGCCGGTGCCGAGGACCGCATCGACGCCTGCGCTGGGCGGCTGCGCGACGCCGGCATCGCGGTGCGTCGGCTCAGGACGTCACACGCATTCCACAGCGGCCGCATGCGCGCGGCGGAACCCTCGTTCCTCGCCGCGTTCGCCGGAGTCGCGCTGCGCGCGCCTCGGATCCCGATCGTGTCCGCGGCCACCGGTGCCCCGATCAGTGACGAGCAGGCGACCGACCCGATGTTCTGGGTGGGCCAGTTGAGCCGGCCCGTGCTGTTCGGACAGGCGTTGGACACCGCGTTGGCCGACCGCTCCGCGCTGGTGGTCGAAGTCGGTCCCGGTCGCGTGCTCACCGAACTGGTGGGCGACCGAGCGGTGGCTGTGCCGTCGTTGCCGTCCGAAGCCGGCAGCGACTGGCAGGCCGTGTTGGACGCCGTGGGCACGGTATGGCGCCATGGCACGAGCGTCGACTGGTCGGCGATCGACCAGGACCGGCCGCTGCGTCGCACCGTTGTGCCCGGCTACCGGTACGAGCGCCAGCGCTACTGGCTGGACCCGGTGGCGGCGCCGACCGAGGCGGAGCCGCAGGAGGTCGTGGCCGAGGGACCGGCGGCAGGACCCGGACCCGTGGTGACGGGCGTGGCCAGTGAATTCACCGTGCCCACCTGGGTTGTCGTCGATCCCGTGCAGGGCAACGACTTCGAGCACGGCGACACGGCCGTGGCGCTGCTGCCGTCCGACCGGGACAGCGCGGTGGAGCTCATGGTGGCGATGCAGCGCGCCGGGTTGCGGGTGGTGCCGCTCTACGAGTCGACGGAGTTCCGCGCGCTGCCGGACGGCTACGAACTCGGCGCCGATGTCGACGCCGGGGTTGAGCGTGCACTCACCGACCTGGCCGCGCGTGGCGTCGCCGTGCGGCTCCTCGTGCACGCGCTCGGCGCGGCCGGGTGGGAGGCGCCGAGCACCCGGTCGGTCGACCGGCAACTAGCCCAGTCCTTCCACAGCCTGCTGTCCCTGGTCCGGCACGGTCACCGGCATGCCCTCGGTGCTCTGCCCGGCGTCGTCGTGGTGACACGGAACTCGGTGGACGTTTCCGGCGACGAGGGCACGGAGCCGGTCAAGGCGACGATGCACGGGGCGATGCTCAGCCTCGCCGAGGAGGAGCCGCGCGCCAGCTACAAGCTCGTCGACCTCGGACGTTCCGTGGACGAGGACCTGCTGGTGGCCGAA includes these proteins:
- a CDS encoding non-ribosomal peptide synthetase is translated as MNVGLPPSPTARAGESVTTRENSLWLLNHLVPDSGVSNIALAFGVDSRLRWWPLQAAVSQLLRRHEVLRTTYHDRAGTLTRTVLPADEAVVDVDIVQVDSQRLDDELTAFAAVPFEPDGGLLVRAALFLCPAGDVFCLVAHHLVFDGRSVSIATRELVELVTAAAAEQPVPPALTGEVPAPVHREPARSTVEYWRQALDGVDGASTALSVGDEPSVQSDLRGGRILHHFGERAHAAVAELRAGLRASDHVILLAVFQALLVRHGAGPDVVVGCPVDIRGPADADTIGYLINTIAVRQQVTADTPFAELVRRTRATFLEAISHADASIDAVLAELPRQVAGWKSTVFRHMFNFMDVGDRTSGPLDRIGARGVDVHNGFSRFDFEFFVQRGAKGTTVRALYGADAFTAAEIELLLQRYEALLTAATAAPDSPIGLLDVFGELDRQLIDAANDTEAPVPVDTVPGMIARWVLERPDAAAVVEAGRTVSYRQLWSRVQDVATRLRACGVGPGSIVGVAGERSADLVAAVLGVLLCGAAYLPLDPEHPHRRFGQVIENSGVDVVIGDATALGAQGDALADLTTVPLTDDGSADPAPVAVEDASLMDGPAYVIYTSGTTGVPKGVRISHRSLANTVVHFGRLLGADGPLSTVWQTSFTFDISALELFLPLAHGAALVVADDVTRSDGAAFLDLVGRHDVRVVQATPTSWHQLLGDQDVQLAGRVLLCGGEPLTPALARRLTATGARVFNVYGPTETTIWSTCAELDRTGVDDVHVGRPIANTTVFIADESGRELPVGPVGELCIAGAGVAEGYHRADELTADRFGSHGTHGRFYRTGDLARWDVAGRIRLVGRADRQVKIRGNRIELDEIESVLQEHPEVTAAAVVLERAGEPDARLVAVVQAQDRPGLAADLWAHARAALAPAAVPQEFRVAARLPVTANGKLDRKAALVALPALTEAVQRPEPTDERLRNRLELLVRLWGRVLGRDDTTADTNFFLHGGHSLLGISLLRRLREATSVRVRLAELFANPTPRDMLTRLSGSDAGKQWPAEAPGATSPRGGTR
- a CDS encoding type I polyketide synthase gives rise to the protein MTELLEPIAVIGMAGRFPGARDVTEFWDVLAGGVECVRSASADELLAVGVPPSALDHPDYVPAIALPDGLTDFDAGLFGFTPREATLCDPQIRLFLETAHAALENAGYAPDRLDSVGVFGSAGVNRYHEVYGRSAADELRSASGMSIGTLNNPDYVGTLVSYKFGFRGPSMTVQTACSSSLVAAHLAAQALRSGECDIAVAGGADVELPLGHGHWWAPGSPLSRDGHCRPFDAGATGTVFGSGAGVVVLKLLSDALADGDEIHAVIRSSAINNDGSDKVGFSAPSVRGQAAAVVEAMEMGGFVPSDISYLEAHATGTELGDPVELEALNQAYRQLAGDDLTPGLVPIASVKGNVGHLGHASGVTSLIKVALALRNELIPASVNFTAPNPKLPLDGSPFVVNDRARPWPTAAHRPRLAGVNSLGIGGTNVHMIVGEAPAVTPTSTDDRPRLVVWSARTREALDAYRPALADHFRTMDTDRFDDAVATLQRGRTEHAERAAVVVTDAADAERAVRSWSAPARTTVDTVGFLLPGQGTQYAGMARELYDRDQTFRATFDECLDNLRTHGADVREHWIAADDAELADTRLAQPLLFAVEYALATMWQAWGVRPNWLLGHSIGELTAAAVAGVVDLPDAAALVAGRARSMAAAEPGAMLAVRASEDEIAAHLSDGELSIAVVNGPRQVVLAGAEDRIDACAGRLRDAGIAVRRLRTSHAFHSGRMRAAEPSFLAAFAGVALRAPRIPIVSAATGAPISDEQATDPMFWVGQLSRPVLFGQALDTALADRSALVVEVGPGRVLTELVGDRAVAVPSLPSEAGSDWQAVLDAVGTVWRHGTSVDWSAIDQDRPLRRTVVPGYRYERQRYWLDPVAAPTEAEPQEVVAEGPAAGPGPVVTGVASEFTVPTWVVVDPVQGNDFEHGDTAVALLPSDRDSAVELMVAMQRAGLRVVPLYESTEFRALPDGYELGADVDAGVERALTDLAARGVAVRLLVHALGAAGWEAPSTRSVDRQLAQSFHSLLSLVRHGHRHALGALPGVVVVTRNSVDVSGDEGTEPVKATMHGAMLSLAEEEPRASYKLVDLGRSVDEDLLVAELCASGRTEFVALRGARRWLRGLRPFEASPGGDRTLRRNGVYLITGGLGGLGRAVARELAGTGLRPTLLLLGRSAEADDTRYRAEIEAWERMGSRVAVLQADVTDVRGLRRALDIAASRYGAVNGVFHLAGVPGDGMLHVRSVADAERVLAPKVKGTLVLAEVLATRPALDFFVAFSSRAALAGHRGSGDYAAANAFLDAFVVTDALPGCRKISINWPAWHTVGMAVPAPPAGVVRWRTTLRPDACPVLDEHRINGRALLPGTGHLDLIVRAYRETVATDEEMAVRVEDVVFQRPFVVLAALDWEIDFEPHAAGGHLFRVCSQLPGEDRVVHVQGRIGACASDPEPCDLDALRDRMPDTQPPPRRLPGRRMFLLGPRWSNVTAIRTGGGSASEKLVSLALPEVFAAEAGDHWLHPTLLDSATAHARDTTDGFFLPFGYESVTVHGRLGPELVSHIRRQPGGDELIRADVDVLDPHGRLVVAVTGFTMRRVTDTAFADQEPVATVAADEEPAGIDPDTGTRMLLRLLDSRPPRQVAVSRHRGGRPVPEDLALSVTHVAPPAVAEPVHTARPVVAEATAPETMALRPTPDTSATTTAEPAAPDGSLVGRVTAVFARSLGIPGVDAGDDFFELGGNSLTAVEVMSQIRKEFAVDLSIAALFDYPTIGQLAEELQRRGVA